DNA sequence from the Alteribacter lacisalsi genome:
GGGTGTTAAGATCTTCAATCTTCTCCTCGAGCTCTTTTACCTTACTGTCGTCCTCATTTACAAGTTCGATTTCAGGTTCCTCATTGTTTTCATCCTGTTCCTCTGAATCGGTCTGATCGGATGCTTCATGTTCTTCAGCATCAGCGTTAACCCGCTCGAGTTCTTCCTCTTCAATGGTGTGTGCTTTTTTATCCTGCTGTTCCATTGTGTTCACCTCCTCAAATCATTCAGACAATCCTCTATTCATGGAACAGCCTCTCTTATCAGCTGTAGGCTGACAAAAGAGACCCGGTAACTACCCAATATGTGAGAATAATACCGTTACATACATTTGTCAATATTTCCGTTAATCGGATTTTTGATACCGCTGCTTCAGCAGGTTCGTTAAATCCTTGGAAAAGAAGTCAAGCAGACCGACAACGCGCTGGTACTCCATGCGGGTTGGACCGAGAATACCGACTGTGCCAAGATGTGTTCCGTCCACGGAATACGTAGCCGTAATCACAGAACAGTCATCGAACGGGGCAAACTGATTTTCTTCCCCGATCCGGATCCTCACGCCCTGCTCTTCCGTGCGGAAAAGCTTTGATACAAGAGCATCTTCCTCAAGCGTATTAAAAAGCTCTCTTACTCTGTTCACATCGTGAAATTCCGGCTGGGACAGAATGTTTGTTTTCCCGGCGTAATAAACCTTTTCATTATGTGAATCCTTGAACGCACTATTGAGCAGTTCAATCGCCTGTTCATGATGATCCACGTATTTAGCAAGCACATTCCTGATTTCAGTCGTTAGTTTATGACGAAGGTGAATGAGCGGTACACCTCTTAAACGTTCGTTTAAGATGTTAACGATCTTCTCAATCTCTCCTATATCCAAACCTTCGGGAATTGAAACCGCCTGATTTTCAACGTGTCCTGTATCCGTTACGATAATCGCCACAGCATTGGCCTTGGAAATCGGGACCAGCTGGATCTGGTGAAGC
Encoded proteins:
- the hrcA gene encoding heat-inducible transcriptional repressor HrcA, which translates into the protein MLTERQLLILKAIIDDYVCHAEPVGSRSVSKRDDMNFSPATIRNEMADLEELGFLEKPHSSAGRIPSQKGYRYFVDHMLSPTSLSKNEVTDIRLMYEQRFLEFEKVIQQSAKILSSLTSYTSIVLGPEVFESKLHQIQLVPISKANAVAIIVTDTGHVENQAVSIPEGLDIGEIEKIVNILNERLRGVPLIHLRHKLTTEIRNVLAKYVDHHEQAIELLNSAFKDSHNEKVYYAGKTNILSQPEFHDVNRVRELFNTLEEDALVSKLFRTEEQGVRIRIGEENQFAPFDDCSVITATYSVDGTHLGTVGILGPTRMEYQRVVGLLDFFSKDLTNLLKQRYQKSD